From a region of the Ascochyta rabiei chromosome 22, complete sequence genome:
- a CDS encoding Endo-1,4-beta-xylanase, whose product MHFSSIVASLALAGSVLAAPSTSKPKETSLYKAFRDRGRNFIGTALTIRDEPAEPKIIDQDFNSVTPENAMKWESTEPSRNNFTFAGGDQVVAFAKKYDQQIHCHTLVWHSQLPTWVSGGGFDNKTLISIMENHIKTVAGRWKESCTRWDVVNEALNEDGTYRKSVFLDTIGEAYIPIAFRLAAKYAKGSKLFYNDYNLEYNGAKTAGAARIVRLVQSYGVKIDGVGYQAHLASEATPTAPGAVPDQGTLEAALKATSSLGVDVAYTEIDVRMNTPATSEKLKVQAQAYERIARSCIAVKRCVGMTIWGISDKYSWIPGVFKTEGAALVWDEQYNKKPAYEGFLKGIREGRKG is encoded by the exons ATGCATTTCTCGAGCATTGTCGCATCTCTGGCGTTGGCCGGTTCGGTCTTGGCCGCTCC GAGCACCTCGAAGCCCAAGGAAACCAGTCTCTACAAGGCCTTCCGTGACCGTGGACGCAACTTCATCGGCACAGCGTTGACAATCCGCGATGAGCCCGCCGAGCCCAAGATCATCGACCAGGACTTCAACTCAGTCACGCCGGAAAACGCCATGAAATGGGAGTCGACCGAGCCATCTCGTAACAACTTCACCTTCGCCGGCGGCGACCAAGTCGTCGCTTTTGCCAAGAAATACGACCAGCAAATCCACTGCCACACGCTCGTCTGGCACAGCCAGCTCCCGACCTGGGTTTCGGGCGGCGGTTTCGACAATAAAACGCTAATCTCCATCATGGAGAACCACATCAAGACCGTTGCCGGCCGGTGGAAGGAGTCCTGCACCCGCTGGGACGTAGTCAACGAAGCGCTGAACGAAGATGGCACGTACCGCAAGAGCGTCTTCCTTGACACCATCGGCGAAGCCTACATCCCCATTGCCTTTCGGCTAGCAGCCAAGTACGCAAAGGGCTCCAAGCTCTTCTACAACGACTATAACCTGGAGTACAACGGAGCCAAGACCGCAGGCGCAGCCCGCATCGTGCGCCTCGTGCAGTCCTACGGCGTGAAGATTGACGGCGTCGGCTACCAAGCTCACCTCGCAAGCGAAGCCACACCGACCGCGCCCGGTGCGGTGCCGGACCAGGGCACGCTCGAAGCCGCGCTGAAAGCCACGTCCTCACTCGGAGTCGACGTCGCGTACACCGAGATCGACGTGCGCATGAACACGCCCGCGACCTCTGAGAAGCTCAAAGTCCAGGCCCAGGCGTACGAGCGCATCGCACGCTCCTGTATCGCCGTGAAGCGTTGTGTCGGTATGACGATTTGGGGAATCTCGGACAAGTACTCGTGGATCCCGGGCGTTTTCAAGACTGAGGGCGCCGCGCTCGTGTGGGATGAACAGTACAACAAGAAGCCAGCGTACGAGGGTTTCCTGAAAGGTATCAGGGAGGGGAGGAAGGGGTGA
- a CDS encoding RING-type E3 ubiquitin transferase, with translation MAEGERSSGVQGDLEKELTCSICTDLLYQPLTLLDCLHTFCGACLKEWFAFQASAATSIHPYTCPSCRASVRTTQPNATVTTLLDIFLKANPGRGKSEEEKKADKDKYRPGDNVMPKLRRRGEAEDDSERRMLEEVQQLSLREVGIPSGSSNNNNLELPRERRRHERSREGSRESRRSRDDRRTMSRNTSPSRAVVPPRAIEHQSSLRSLLSASDLGAEDVDEDLVRHVLEELLAEGVDLNDIGTTQEEEITERIAEAVRRRQAERQSERQRERRERRERLARDGLMSSSATSLPQPLRSAPARDEDTSRRRGHGRSESRTSTPQNGTRHAPPISRPGLMDAANGGGRQHRRSSSQGSSRSARRADRPPALSVSSARQSSNEQERPSTLGVAPAPRRRQSDNQQSSTIETRRQFRSSIYDNMNAASPVSPLTTGFNMPTSDSPTSTLATVASPLHSSPSSTPVETPFRAPSLRRITDPASGRPRVSLTGTPPLVLPPSFLRSTTDPNVNEARSRQASASTSAGTVLYAEPHVSCNACGKVHIEYELHYNCQRCDNGEYNICLRCFRLGKGCRHWFGFGWAAWLRYERQAPQAGYHPSSEHPHVFTGHRYRRPLAQLTESSTPPHVLVSEHNPEQRLETGVFCDICKAFANACYWKCDYCNEGEWGYCNDCVNQGRHCTHPLLPVAHKSPNEVSDSPDVSTPSTPHHNTDTLAPPDHDYEATTAPLTPKTASLMRGPILFTIANLTFRPLTFTTLCNVCRYPIPPSNTRYHCLKCNAGDYDVCMACYHKLVVSNRISKENGVNGWRKCFRGHRMVIVGFEDRDGGQLRIVVRDLVGGWALKDDNDEQATSPNSRAPQRYPPDGGTGLKLQARWGHWPEEGVKDELAFPKIAEIREAADVNGEWCWGVYCGMMGLFPASHVAPL, from the exons ATGGCCGAGGGCGAGCGAAGCAGTGGTGTGCAGGGTGACCTGGAGAAGGAGTTGACGTGTTCG ATCTGCACAGATCTCCTCTACCAGCCGCTCACGCTGCTCGACTGCCTCCACACCTTCTGCGGCGCGTGCTTGAAGGAATGGTTTGCTTTCCAGGCATCGGCGGCGACGTCGATTCACCCGTACACATGCCCTTCATGCCGCGCCTCTGTTCGCACCACACAGCCCAATGCGACCGTCACCACGCTGCTCGATATTTTCTTGAAGGCGAACCCAGGTAGAGGCAAGAGcgaggaagagaagaaggcaGACAAGGATAAATACAGACCTGGCGACAATGTAATGCCGAAGCTGAGACGCAGGGGAGAGGCGGAGGACGACAGCGAGCGCAGGATGTTGGAAGAGGTGCAACAGCTGAGCTTGAGGGAGGTTGGCATACCAagcggcagcagcaacaacaacaacctgGAATTGCCAAGAGAGCGGCGGAGGCATGAGAGGAGCCGCGAAGGCAGCAGAGAGTCACGAAGAAGTCGAGACGACAGGCGGACCATGAGTCGAAACACCTCGCCCTCGCGAGCTGTCGTACCACCGAGGGCGATTGAACATCAGTCGAGTCTACGTTCGCTGCTTAGTGCATCAGATCTGGGCGCCGAAGACGTCGATGAGGACCTTGTGCGTCATGTTCTGGAGGAGCTGCTTGCTGAAGGCGTGGACCTGAACGACATTGGCACTACGCAAGAGGAGGAGATTACCGAGAGGATCGCCGAAGCCGTGCGTAGGCGCCAAGCTGAAAGACAATCAGAGCGTCAGCGCGAGAGGCGGGAGAGACGAGAAAGGTTGGCAAGAGATGGCTTGATGAGCTCCTCTGCGACGTCTCTGCCTCAACCGCTGCGCAGCGCCCCGGCACGTGACGAAGACACTTCGCGGAGGAGGGGGCACGGGCGGTCAGAGAGCCGAACATCAACACCGCAGAACGGCACAAGGCATGCACCGCCGATATCGCGCCCAGGTCTTATGGATGCAGCCAACGGCGGCGGTCGCCAACACAGGCGCTCCTCAAGCCAAGGTAGTTCACGATCAGCGCGCAGGGCAGACCGCCCTCCTGCTCTCTCTGTCTCTTCTGCCAGACAAAGCAGCAATGAGCAGGAGCGGCCGTCGACGTTAGGGGTTGCGCCGGCACCGAGACGTCGACAGTCTGACAACCAACAGAGCAGCACGATAGAAACACGCCGACAGTTTCGCAGCAGTATATACGACAATATGAACGCTGCAAGTCCAGTTTCTCCCCTGACGACGGGCTTCAACATGCCAACCAGCGACAGCCCTACTAGCACCCTAGCGACGGTCGCTTCACCTCTGCACTCATCCCCATCATCCACCCCTGTTGAGACACCTTTTCGAGCCCCCTCTTTACGCCGTATCACGGACCCCGCCAGTGGAAGACCCCGTGTCTCCCTCACAGGCACACCACCCCTGGTGTTGCCACCGTCCTTCCTGCGGTCGACGACTGATCCAAACGTGAACGAAGCCCGCTCGCGACAAGCTTCAGCCTCGACGTCAGCAGGGACCGTGCTATATGCGGAACCGCATGTGTCGTGCAACGCGTGTGGTAAAGTCCACATCGAGTACGAGTTGCATTATAACTGCCAACGGTGTGATAACGGCGAGTATAACATCTGCCTCCGCTGTTTTCGCTTGGGAAAAGGGTGCAGACACTGGTTCGGATTTGGCTGGGCTGCATGGCTGCGTTACGAACGGCAAGCTCCTCAAGCTGGTTATCATCCAAGCAGCGAGCATCCTCACGTCTTTACTGGACATCGATATCGAAGGCCACTTGCTCAGCTCACTGAATCGTCGACGCCTCCTCATGTGCTTGTGAGCGAGCATAATCCTGAGCAACGACTGGAAACGGGTGTGTTCTGTGACATCTGCAAAGCGTTTGCGAACGCATGCTACTGGAAGTGTGACTACTGTAATGAAGGCGAGTGGGGGTATTGCAACGACTGCGTCAATCAAGGTCGTCATTGCACGCATCCACTTCTGCCCGTCGCACACAAATCTCCAAACGAAGTCTCAGACAGCCCTGATGTATCGACTCCCTCCACCCCTCACCACAATACCGACACCCTTGCACCGCCTGATCACGATTACGAAGCCACGACGGCCCCTTTGACACCAAAGACTGCATCGCTCATGCGCGGTCCCATTCTCTTCACGATAGCAAATCTCACCTTCCGTCCGCTCACATTTACAACCTTGTGCAACGTTTGCAGATATCCCATCCCACCATCCAACACTCGCTATCACTGCCTCAAATGCAATGCCGGCGATTATGACGTCTGCATGGCTTGCTACCATAAACTCGTTGTCTCGAATCGCATCAGCAAAGAGAACGGTGTGAACGGTTGGCGCAAGTGCTTCAGAGGCCACCGTATGGTAATCGTAGGCTTCGAAGACCGTGATGGCGGCCAGCTGCGCATTGTTGTGCGCGACCTTGTTGGTGGCTGGGCGCTCAAGGACGACAATGATGAGCAGGCGACATCTCCCAACTCAAGAGCGCCGCAGAGATACCCGCCGGACGGTGGTACGGGGTTGAAGTTACAGGCTCGATGGGGACACTGGCCTGAGGAAGGTGTGAAAGACGAGCTAGCGTTTCCTAAGATTGCAGAAATTAGAGAGGCGGCCGACGTCAACGGCGAGTGGTGCTGGGGTGTGTACTGCGGGATGATGGGACTGTTTCCTGCGAGTCATGTAGCGCCTCTATAA